Proteins from one Panthera leo isolate Ple1 chromosome D1, P.leo_Ple1_pat1.1, whole genome shotgun sequence genomic window:
- the LMNTD2 gene encoding lamin tail domain-containing protein 2 isoform X4 translates to MAPEPCQEAEKAEKQAALSLADQEPVSGHLEPPAGTPKDPVAPACLKDTKPSSTPVVFPVNLQLAPESLDPRTLRLLWGQRELEIQALRWTIQNRRNARHCHILYEVAGLPPESCSHSQEKLLQNQIQKLTLELKGQKEQAQLEKSQLETELQAFQRSCLLQLARSSWVGRVLRSSTGSVEVVTAETLMDSSDLSENDQVPSTGEGFRLEDVDWNSIAHRYPNLLANIKSNSDQKHPRALPSPPAPVPGQWGSELHRERVEQHLKSVEWCSLPSVGTSSSGGTDSDPGSGWLAEPHRVQKVTGQPPSAAGRSSELTEPHRSSSLGREMQALPEAPRAIPPAVDLTPGAVPLPRAASGYCSLKIVAVSRKERFVRVLNQSLEETADLGGLTLRQLLYGFPVCMYRFPPGTLLAPRHHVTVWGEGPGGTKKRPPSSLGQEPVHFHSGRGCVTLLLNPKGEVLSEHRAPHCVTPVSRIFADNTDLSVDRFPLSEDGLGADPGEQSRGPQHSRAGRVREAGARRRRPGTRGLLPRLSTSKLFRPREVPARPEAAETRTPELLPALPGERRGTRRAGGPAGSGSPADPIPSLSPAEAGLCLEHCGARKEHRVRVCRRIVDRGCPMVALSVQSTAESRYGFRFLPCPPVTADPGARV, encoded by the exons ATGGCCCCTGAGCCTTGCCAAGAGGCTGAAAAAGCTGAGAAACAGGCTGCCCTATCCCTGGCGGACCAAGAGCCGGTCAGTGGCCACCTGGAGCCTCCAGCTGGCACACCCAAAGACCCAGTGGCTCCCGCATGCCTGAAGGACACCAAGCCCAGCTCCACGCCCGTGGTCTTCCCCGTCAACCTGCA GTTGGCCCCTGAGTCCTTGGACCCCCGCACCCTGCGGCTGCTGTGGGGTCAGCGGGAACTGGAGATCCAGGCTCTGCGGTGGACCATCCAGAACCGCCGGAATGCCCGGCACTGCCACATCCTGTACGAGGTGGCCGGACTGCCACCCGAGAG ttgctcaCACAGTCAGGAGAAGCTCCTGCAGAACCAGATCCAGAAGCTGACTCTGGAGTTGAAAGGGCAGAAGGAACAGGCCCAACTG GAGAAGTCCCAGCTGGAGACTGAGCTGCAGGCGTTCCAGAGGTCCTGCCTCCTGCAGCTGGCCCGCTCCTCCTGGGTGGGTCGCGTGCTGCGATCTTCCACCGGCAGTGTGGAG GTGGTAACTGCAGAAACTCTGATGGACTCCAGTGACCTCTCTGAGAATGACCAGGTCCCCTCTACTGGAGAG GGTTTCCGGCTGGAGGACGTAGACTGGAACAGCATTGCCCATCGGTATCCCAACCTCCTCGCCAACATCAAGTCCAACTCAGATCAAAA GCACCCCCGGGCCTTGCCATCCCCACCGGCCCCGGTGCCTGGCCAGTGGGGCTCAGAGCTGCATAGAGAGCGTGTGGAACAGCATCTCAAGAGTGTCGAGTggtgctccctgccctctgtgggcACCAGCAGCTCAGGGGGCACAGACTCCGACCCCGgcagtggctggctggctgagccTCATCGCGTGCAGAAGGTGACGGGACAGCCACCCTCCGCTGCAGGCCGCAGTTCTGAGTTGACAGAGCCACACCGGAGCAGCAGCCTCGGCAGGGAAATGCAGGCACTGCCTGAAG cCCCCAGGGCCATCCCTCCTGCTGTGGATCTGACCCCTGGAGCTGTTCCTCTCCCACGTGCGGCCTCAGGGTACTGCAG CCTGAAGATCGTGGCCGTGAGCCGCAAGGAGAGGTTCGTGCGCGTCCTCAACCAGTCGCTGGAGGAGACCGCCGACCTGGGCGGCCTCACGCTGCGGCAGCTCCTGTACGGCTTCCCGGTGTGCATGTACCGCTTCCCGCCCGGCACGCTGCTGGCTCCACGGCACCACGTTACG GTCTGGGGCGAGGGCCCCGGCGGCACCAAGAAGCGGCCGCCGTCGTCCTTGGGCCAAGAGCCTGTCCACTTCCATTCCGGCCGGGGATGCGTGACTCTCCTCCTGAACCCCAAGGGCGAG GTCCTGAGCGAGCACCGGGCCCCCCACTGCGTGACCCCGGTCTCGAGGATCTTCGCTGACAACACCGACCTCTCCGTAGACCGCTTCCCGCTCTCAGAGGACGGGCTTGGGGCCGACCCCGGGGAGCAGAGTCGTGGGCCTCAACACTCGCGCGCGGGCAGGGTGCGGGAGGCCGGAGCCAGACGCCGGAGGCCCGG GACGCGGGGCCTCTTGCCGCGGCTGAGCACCAGCAAGCTCTTCCGCCCGCGGGAGGTGCCGGCGCGGCCCGAGGCCGCCGAGACCCGCACGCCCGAGCTCCTGCCCGCCTTGCCCGGTGAGCGCAGGGGGACGCGGAGGGCGGGCGGACCGGCGGGGAGTGGGAGTCCGGCCGACCCCATCCCGTCGCTGTCCCCCGCAGAGGCCGGGCTGTGCCTGGAACACTGCGGGGCTAGGAAGGAGCACAGGGTCCGG gtgtgCAGGAGGATCGTGGACCGGGGCTGCCCGATGGtagcgctgtcagtgcagagcacggCTGAGAGCAGATACGGCTTCCGCTTCCTCCCCTGCCCGCCGGTCACCGCGGACCCGGGCGCTCGGGTGTAG
- the LMNTD2 gene encoding lamin tail domain-containing protein 2 isoform X3 codes for MAPEPCQEAEKAEKQAALSLADQEPVSGHLEPPAGTPKDPVAPACLKDTKPSSTPVVFPVNLQLAPESLDPRTLRLLWGQRELEIQALRWTIQNRRNARHCHILYEVAGLPPESCSHSQEKLLQNQIQKLTLELKGQKEQAQLEKSQLETELQAFQRSCLLQLARSSWVGRVLRSSTGSVEVVTAETLMDSSDLSENDQVPSTGEGFRLEDVDWNSIAHRYPNLLANIKSNSDQKHPRALPSPPAPVPGQWGSELHRERVEQHLKSVEWCSLPSVGTSSSGGTDSDPGSGWLAEPHRVQKVTGQPPSAAGRSSELTEPHRSSSLGREMQALPEAPRAIPPAVDLTPGAVPLPRAASGYCSLKIVAVSRKERFVRVLNQSLEETADLGGLTLRQLLYGFPVCMYRFPPGTLLAPRHHVTQVWGEGPGGTKKRPPSSLGQEPVHFHSGRGCVTLLLNPKGEVLSEHRAPHCVTPVSRIFADNTDLSVDRFPLSEDGLGADPGEQSRGPQHSRAGRVREAGARRRRPGTRGLLPRLSTSKLFRPREVPARPEAAETRTPELLPALPGERRGTRRAGGPAGSGSPADPIPSLSPAEAGLCLEHCGARKEHRVRVCRRIVDRGCPMVALSVQSTAESRYGFRFLPCPPVTADPGARV; via the exons ATGGCCCCTGAGCCTTGCCAAGAGGCTGAAAAAGCTGAGAAACAGGCTGCCCTATCCCTGGCGGACCAAGAGCCGGTCAGTGGCCACCTGGAGCCTCCAGCTGGCACACCCAAAGACCCAGTGGCTCCCGCATGCCTGAAGGACACCAAGCCCAGCTCCACGCCCGTGGTCTTCCCCGTCAACCTGCA GTTGGCCCCTGAGTCCTTGGACCCCCGCACCCTGCGGCTGCTGTGGGGTCAGCGGGAACTGGAGATCCAGGCTCTGCGGTGGACCATCCAGAACCGCCGGAATGCCCGGCACTGCCACATCCTGTACGAGGTGGCCGGACTGCCACCCGAGAG ttgctcaCACAGTCAGGAGAAGCTCCTGCAGAACCAGATCCAGAAGCTGACTCTGGAGTTGAAAGGGCAGAAGGAACAGGCCCAACTG GAGAAGTCCCAGCTGGAGACTGAGCTGCAGGCGTTCCAGAGGTCCTGCCTCCTGCAGCTGGCCCGCTCCTCCTGGGTGGGTCGCGTGCTGCGATCTTCCACCGGCAGTGTGGAG GTGGTAACTGCAGAAACTCTGATGGACTCCAGTGACCTCTCTGAGAATGACCAGGTCCCCTCTACTGGAGAG GGTTTCCGGCTGGAGGACGTAGACTGGAACAGCATTGCCCATCGGTATCCCAACCTCCTCGCCAACATCAAGTCCAACTCAGATCAAAA GCACCCCCGGGCCTTGCCATCCCCACCGGCCCCGGTGCCTGGCCAGTGGGGCTCAGAGCTGCATAGAGAGCGTGTGGAACAGCATCTCAAGAGTGTCGAGTggtgctccctgccctctgtgggcACCAGCAGCTCAGGGGGCACAGACTCCGACCCCGgcagtggctggctggctgagccTCATCGCGTGCAGAAGGTGACGGGACAGCCACCCTCCGCTGCAGGCCGCAGTTCTGAGTTGACAGAGCCACACCGGAGCAGCAGCCTCGGCAGGGAAATGCAGGCACTGCCTGAAG cCCCCAGGGCCATCCCTCCTGCTGTGGATCTGACCCCTGGAGCTGTTCCTCTCCCACGTGCGGCCTCAGGGTACTGCAG CCTGAAGATCGTGGCCGTGAGCCGCAAGGAGAGGTTCGTGCGCGTCCTCAACCAGTCGCTGGAGGAGACCGCCGACCTGGGCGGCCTCACGCTGCGGCAGCTCCTGTACGGCTTCCCGGTGTGCATGTACCGCTTCCCGCCCGGCACGCTGCTGGCTCCACGGCACCACGTTACG CAGGTCTGGGGCGAGGGCCCCGGCGGCACCAAGAAGCGGCCGCCGTCGTCCTTGGGCCAAGAGCCTGTCCACTTCCATTCCGGCCGGGGATGCGTGACTCTCCTCCTGAACCCCAAGGGCGAG GTCCTGAGCGAGCACCGGGCCCCCCACTGCGTGACCCCGGTCTCGAGGATCTTCGCTGACAACACCGACCTCTCCGTAGACCGCTTCCCGCTCTCAGAGGACGGGCTTGGGGCCGACCCCGGGGAGCAGAGTCGTGGGCCTCAACACTCGCGCGCGGGCAGGGTGCGGGAGGCCGGAGCCAGACGCCGGAGGCCCGG GACGCGGGGCCTCTTGCCGCGGCTGAGCACCAGCAAGCTCTTCCGCCCGCGGGAGGTGCCGGCGCGGCCCGAGGCCGCCGAGACCCGCACGCCCGAGCTCCTGCCCGCCTTGCCCGGTGAGCGCAGGGGGACGCGGAGGGCGGGCGGACCGGCGGGGAGTGGGAGTCCGGCCGACCCCATCCCGTCGCTGTCCCCCGCAGAGGCCGGGCTGTGCCTGGAACACTGCGGGGCTAGGAAGGAGCACAGGGTCCGG gtgtgCAGGAGGATCGTGGACCGGGGCTGCCCGATGGtagcgctgtcagtgcagagcacggCTGAGAGCAGATACGGCTTCCGCTTCCTCCCCTGCCCGCCGGTCACCGCGGACCCGGGCGCTCGGGTGTAG
- the LMNTD2 gene encoding lamin tail domain-containing protein 2 isoform X2 has translation MAPEPCQEAEKAEKQAALSLADQEPVSGHLEPPAGTPKDPVAPACLKDTKPSSTPVVFPVNLQLAPESLDPRTLRLLWGQRELEIQALRWTIQNRRNARHCHILYEVAGLPPESCSHSQEKLLQNQIQKLTLELKGQKEQAQLEKSQLETELQAFQRSCLLQLARSSWVGRVLRSSTGSVEVVTAETLMDSSDLSENDQVPSTGEGFRLEDVDWNSIAHRYPNLLANIKSNSDQKHPRALPSPPAPVPGQWGSELHRERVEQHLKSVEWCSLPSVGTSSSGGTDSDPGSGWLAEPHRVQKVTGQPPSAAGRSSELTEPHRSSSLGREMQALPEAPRAIPPAVDLTPGAVPLPRAASGYCSLKIVAVSRKERFVRVLNQSLEETADLGGLTLRQLLYGFPVCMYRFPPGTLLAPRHHVTVWGEGPGGTKKRPPSSLGQEPVHFHSGRGCVTLLLNPKGEVRVLSEHRAPHCVTPVSRIFADNTDLSVDRFPLSEDGLGADPGEQSRGPQHSRAGRVREAGARRRRPGTRGLLPRLSTSKLFRPREVPARPEAAETRTPELLPALPGERRGTRRAGGPAGSGSPADPIPSLSPAEAGLCLEHCGARKEHRVRVCRRIVDRGCPMVALSVQSTAESRYGFRFLPCPPVTADPGARV, from the exons ATGGCCCCTGAGCCTTGCCAAGAGGCTGAAAAAGCTGAGAAACAGGCTGCCCTATCCCTGGCGGACCAAGAGCCGGTCAGTGGCCACCTGGAGCCTCCAGCTGGCACACCCAAAGACCCAGTGGCTCCCGCATGCCTGAAGGACACCAAGCCCAGCTCCACGCCCGTGGTCTTCCCCGTCAACCTGCA GTTGGCCCCTGAGTCCTTGGACCCCCGCACCCTGCGGCTGCTGTGGGGTCAGCGGGAACTGGAGATCCAGGCTCTGCGGTGGACCATCCAGAACCGCCGGAATGCCCGGCACTGCCACATCCTGTACGAGGTGGCCGGACTGCCACCCGAGAG ttgctcaCACAGTCAGGAGAAGCTCCTGCAGAACCAGATCCAGAAGCTGACTCTGGAGTTGAAAGGGCAGAAGGAACAGGCCCAACTG GAGAAGTCCCAGCTGGAGACTGAGCTGCAGGCGTTCCAGAGGTCCTGCCTCCTGCAGCTGGCCCGCTCCTCCTGGGTGGGTCGCGTGCTGCGATCTTCCACCGGCAGTGTGGAG GTGGTAACTGCAGAAACTCTGATGGACTCCAGTGACCTCTCTGAGAATGACCAGGTCCCCTCTACTGGAGAG GGTTTCCGGCTGGAGGACGTAGACTGGAACAGCATTGCCCATCGGTATCCCAACCTCCTCGCCAACATCAAGTCCAACTCAGATCAAAA GCACCCCCGGGCCTTGCCATCCCCACCGGCCCCGGTGCCTGGCCAGTGGGGCTCAGAGCTGCATAGAGAGCGTGTGGAACAGCATCTCAAGAGTGTCGAGTggtgctccctgccctctgtgggcACCAGCAGCTCAGGGGGCACAGACTCCGACCCCGgcagtggctggctggctgagccTCATCGCGTGCAGAAGGTGACGGGACAGCCACCCTCCGCTGCAGGCCGCAGTTCTGAGTTGACAGAGCCACACCGGAGCAGCAGCCTCGGCAGGGAAATGCAGGCACTGCCTGAAG cCCCCAGGGCCATCCCTCCTGCTGTGGATCTGACCCCTGGAGCTGTTCCTCTCCCACGTGCGGCCTCAGGGTACTGCAG CCTGAAGATCGTGGCCGTGAGCCGCAAGGAGAGGTTCGTGCGCGTCCTCAACCAGTCGCTGGAGGAGACCGCCGACCTGGGCGGCCTCACGCTGCGGCAGCTCCTGTACGGCTTCCCGGTGTGCATGTACCGCTTCCCGCCCGGCACGCTGCTGGCTCCACGGCACCACGTTACG GTCTGGGGCGAGGGCCCCGGCGGCACCAAGAAGCGGCCGCCGTCGTCCTTGGGCCAAGAGCCTGTCCACTTCCATTCCGGCCGGGGATGCGTGACTCTCCTCCTGAACCCCAAGGGCGAGGTCAGG GTCCTGAGCGAGCACCGGGCCCCCCACTGCGTGACCCCGGTCTCGAGGATCTTCGCTGACAACACCGACCTCTCCGTAGACCGCTTCCCGCTCTCAGAGGACGGGCTTGGGGCCGACCCCGGGGAGCAGAGTCGTGGGCCTCAACACTCGCGCGCGGGCAGGGTGCGGGAGGCCGGAGCCAGACGCCGGAGGCCCGG GACGCGGGGCCTCTTGCCGCGGCTGAGCACCAGCAAGCTCTTCCGCCCGCGGGAGGTGCCGGCGCGGCCCGAGGCCGCCGAGACCCGCACGCCCGAGCTCCTGCCCGCCTTGCCCGGTGAGCGCAGGGGGACGCGGAGGGCGGGCGGACCGGCGGGGAGTGGGAGTCCGGCCGACCCCATCCCGTCGCTGTCCCCCGCAGAGGCCGGGCTGTGCCTGGAACACTGCGGGGCTAGGAAGGAGCACAGGGTCCGG gtgtgCAGGAGGATCGTGGACCGGGGCTGCCCGATGGtagcgctgtcagtgcagagcacggCTGAGAGCAGATACGGCTTCCGCTTCCTCCCCTGCCCGCCGGTCACCGCGGACCCGGGCGCTCGGGTGTAG
- the LMNTD2 gene encoding lamin tail domain-containing protein 2 isoform X1, whose product MAPEPCQEAEKAEKQAALSLADQEPVSGHLEPPAGTPKDPVAPACLKDTKPSSTPVVFPVNLQLAPESLDPRTLRLLWGQRELEIQALRWTIQNRRNARHCHILYEVAGLPPESCSHSQEKLLQNQIQKLTLELKGQKEQAQLEKSQLETELQAFQRSCLLQLARSSWVGRVLRSSTGSVEVVTAETLMDSSDLSENDQVPSTGEGFRLEDVDWNSIAHRYPNLLANIKSNSDQKHPRALPSPPAPVPGQWGSELHRERVEQHLKSVEWCSLPSVGTSSSGGTDSDPGSGWLAEPHRVQKVTGQPPSAAGRSSELTEPHRSSSLGREMQALPEAPRAIPPAVDLTPGAVPLPRAASGYCSLKIVAVSRKERFVRVLNQSLEETADLGGLTLRQLLYGFPVCMYRFPPGTLLAPRHHVTQVWGEGPGGTKKRPPSSLGQEPVHFHSGRGCVTLLLNPKGEVRVLSEHRAPHCVTPVSRIFADNTDLSVDRFPLSEDGLGADPGEQSRGPQHSRAGRVREAGARRRRPGTRGLLPRLSTSKLFRPREVPARPEAAETRTPELLPALPGERRGTRRAGGPAGSGSPADPIPSLSPAEAGLCLEHCGARKEHRVRVCRRIVDRGCPMVALSVQSTAESRYGFRFLPCPPVTADPGARV is encoded by the exons ATGGCCCCTGAGCCTTGCCAAGAGGCTGAAAAAGCTGAGAAACAGGCTGCCCTATCCCTGGCGGACCAAGAGCCGGTCAGTGGCCACCTGGAGCCTCCAGCTGGCACACCCAAAGACCCAGTGGCTCCCGCATGCCTGAAGGACACCAAGCCCAGCTCCACGCCCGTGGTCTTCCCCGTCAACCTGCA GTTGGCCCCTGAGTCCTTGGACCCCCGCACCCTGCGGCTGCTGTGGGGTCAGCGGGAACTGGAGATCCAGGCTCTGCGGTGGACCATCCAGAACCGCCGGAATGCCCGGCACTGCCACATCCTGTACGAGGTGGCCGGACTGCCACCCGAGAG ttgctcaCACAGTCAGGAGAAGCTCCTGCAGAACCAGATCCAGAAGCTGACTCTGGAGTTGAAAGGGCAGAAGGAACAGGCCCAACTG GAGAAGTCCCAGCTGGAGACTGAGCTGCAGGCGTTCCAGAGGTCCTGCCTCCTGCAGCTGGCCCGCTCCTCCTGGGTGGGTCGCGTGCTGCGATCTTCCACCGGCAGTGTGGAG GTGGTAACTGCAGAAACTCTGATGGACTCCAGTGACCTCTCTGAGAATGACCAGGTCCCCTCTACTGGAGAG GGTTTCCGGCTGGAGGACGTAGACTGGAACAGCATTGCCCATCGGTATCCCAACCTCCTCGCCAACATCAAGTCCAACTCAGATCAAAA GCACCCCCGGGCCTTGCCATCCCCACCGGCCCCGGTGCCTGGCCAGTGGGGCTCAGAGCTGCATAGAGAGCGTGTGGAACAGCATCTCAAGAGTGTCGAGTggtgctccctgccctctgtgggcACCAGCAGCTCAGGGGGCACAGACTCCGACCCCGgcagtggctggctggctgagccTCATCGCGTGCAGAAGGTGACGGGACAGCCACCCTCCGCTGCAGGCCGCAGTTCTGAGTTGACAGAGCCACACCGGAGCAGCAGCCTCGGCAGGGAAATGCAGGCACTGCCTGAAG cCCCCAGGGCCATCCCTCCTGCTGTGGATCTGACCCCTGGAGCTGTTCCTCTCCCACGTGCGGCCTCAGGGTACTGCAG CCTGAAGATCGTGGCCGTGAGCCGCAAGGAGAGGTTCGTGCGCGTCCTCAACCAGTCGCTGGAGGAGACCGCCGACCTGGGCGGCCTCACGCTGCGGCAGCTCCTGTACGGCTTCCCGGTGTGCATGTACCGCTTCCCGCCCGGCACGCTGCTGGCTCCACGGCACCACGTTACG CAGGTCTGGGGCGAGGGCCCCGGCGGCACCAAGAAGCGGCCGCCGTCGTCCTTGGGCCAAGAGCCTGTCCACTTCCATTCCGGCCGGGGATGCGTGACTCTCCTCCTGAACCCCAAGGGCGAGGTCAGG GTCCTGAGCGAGCACCGGGCCCCCCACTGCGTGACCCCGGTCTCGAGGATCTTCGCTGACAACACCGACCTCTCCGTAGACCGCTTCCCGCTCTCAGAGGACGGGCTTGGGGCCGACCCCGGGGAGCAGAGTCGTGGGCCTCAACACTCGCGCGCGGGCAGGGTGCGGGAGGCCGGAGCCAGACGCCGGAGGCCCGG GACGCGGGGCCTCTTGCCGCGGCTGAGCACCAGCAAGCTCTTCCGCCCGCGGGAGGTGCCGGCGCGGCCCGAGGCCGCCGAGACCCGCACGCCCGAGCTCCTGCCCGCCTTGCCCGGTGAGCGCAGGGGGACGCGGAGGGCGGGCGGACCGGCGGGGAGTGGGAGTCCGGCCGACCCCATCCCGTCGCTGTCCCCCGCAGAGGCCGGGCTGTGCCTGGAACACTGCGGGGCTAGGAAGGAGCACAGGGTCCGG gtgtgCAGGAGGATCGTGGACCGGGGCTGCCCGATGGtagcgctgtcagtgcagagcacggCTGAGAGCAGATACGGCTTCCGCTTCCTCCCCTGCCCGCCGGTCACCGCGGACCCGGGCGCTCGGGTGTAG
- the LMNTD2 gene encoding lamin tail domain-containing protein 2 isoform X5, with amino-acid sequence MAPEPCQEAEKAEKQAALSLADQEPVSGHLEPPAGTPKDPVAPACLKDTKPSSTPVVFPVNLQLAPESLDPRTLRLLWGQRELEIQALRWTIQNRRNARHCHILYEVAGLPPESCSHSQEKLLQNQIQKLTLELKGQKEQAQLEKSQLETELQAFQRSCLLQLARSSWVGRVLRSSTGSVEVVTAETLMDSSDLSENDQVPSTGEGFRLEDVDWNSIAHRYPNLLANIKSNSDQKHPRALPSPPAPVPGQWGSELHRERVEQHLKSVEWCSLPSVGTSSSGGTDSDPGSGWLAEPHRVQKVTGQPPSAAGRSSELTEPHRSSSLGREMQALPEAPRAIPPAVDLTPGAVPLPRAASGYCSLKIVAVSRKERFVRVLNQSLEETADLGGLTLRQLLYGFPVCMYRFPPGTLLAPRHHVTQVWGEGPGGTKKRPPSSLGQEPVHFHSGRGCVTLLLNPKGEVRVLSEHRAPHCVTPVSRIFADNTDLSVDRFPLSEDGLGADPGEQSRGPQHSRAGRVREAGARRRRPGTRGLLPRLSTSKLFRPREVPARPEAAETRTPELLPALPGVQEDRGPGLPDGSAVSAEHG; translated from the exons ATGGCCCCTGAGCCTTGCCAAGAGGCTGAAAAAGCTGAGAAACAGGCTGCCCTATCCCTGGCGGACCAAGAGCCGGTCAGTGGCCACCTGGAGCCTCCAGCTGGCACACCCAAAGACCCAGTGGCTCCCGCATGCCTGAAGGACACCAAGCCCAGCTCCACGCCCGTGGTCTTCCCCGTCAACCTGCA GTTGGCCCCTGAGTCCTTGGACCCCCGCACCCTGCGGCTGCTGTGGGGTCAGCGGGAACTGGAGATCCAGGCTCTGCGGTGGACCATCCAGAACCGCCGGAATGCCCGGCACTGCCACATCCTGTACGAGGTGGCCGGACTGCCACCCGAGAG ttgctcaCACAGTCAGGAGAAGCTCCTGCAGAACCAGATCCAGAAGCTGACTCTGGAGTTGAAAGGGCAGAAGGAACAGGCCCAACTG GAGAAGTCCCAGCTGGAGACTGAGCTGCAGGCGTTCCAGAGGTCCTGCCTCCTGCAGCTGGCCCGCTCCTCCTGGGTGGGTCGCGTGCTGCGATCTTCCACCGGCAGTGTGGAG GTGGTAACTGCAGAAACTCTGATGGACTCCAGTGACCTCTCTGAGAATGACCAGGTCCCCTCTACTGGAGAG GGTTTCCGGCTGGAGGACGTAGACTGGAACAGCATTGCCCATCGGTATCCCAACCTCCTCGCCAACATCAAGTCCAACTCAGATCAAAA GCACCCCCGGGCCTTGCCATCCCCACCGGCCCCGGTGCCTGGCCAGTGGGGCTCAGAGCTGCATAGAGAGCGTGTGGAACAGCATCTCAAGAGTGTCGAGTggtgctccctgccctctgtgggcACCAGCAGCTCAGGGGGCACAGACTCCGACCCCGgcagtggctggctggctgagccTCATCGCGTGCAGAAGGTGACGGGACAGCCACCCTCCGCTGCAGGCCGCAGTTCTGAGTTGACAGAGCCACACCGGAGCAGCAGCCTCGGCAGGGAAATGCAGGCACTGCCTGAAG cCCCCAGGGCCATCCCTCCTGCTGTGGATCTGACCCCTGGAGCTGTTCCTCTCCCACGTGCGGCCTCAGGGTACTGCAG CCTGAAGATCGTGGCCGTGAGCCGCAAGGAGAGGTTCGTGCGCGTCCTCAACCAGTCGCTGGAGGAGACCGCCGACCTGGGCGGCCTCACGCTGCGGCAGCTCCTGTACGGCTTCCCGGTGTGCATGTACCGCTTCCCGCCCGGCACGCTGCTGGCTCCACGGCACCACGTTACG CAGGTCTGGGGCGAGGGCCCCGGCGGCACCAAGAAGCGGCCGCCGTCGTCCTTGGGCCAAGAGCCTGTCCACTTCCATTCCGGCCGGGGATGCGTGACTCTCCTCCTGAACCCCAAGGGCGAGGTCAGG GTCCTGAGCGAGCACCGGGCCCCCCACTGCGTGACCCCGGTCTCGAGGATCTTCGCTGACAACACCGACCTCTCCGTAGACCGCTTCCCGCTCTCAGAGGACGGGCTTGGGGCCGACCCCGGGGAGCAGAGTCGTGGGCCTCAACACTCGCGCGCGGGCAGGGTGCGGGAGGCCGGAGCCAGACGCCGGAGGCCCGG GACGCGGGGCCTCTTGCCGCGGCTGAGCACCAGCAAGCTCTTCCGCCCGCGGGAGGTGCCGGCGCGGCCCGAGGCCGCCGAGACCCGCACGCCCGAGCTCCTGCCCGCCTTGCCCG gtgtgCAGGAGGATCGTGGACCGGGGCTGCCCGATGGtagcgctgtcagtgcagagcacggCTGA